One window from the genome of Breoghania sp. L-A4 encodes:
- a CDS encoding MBL fold metallo-hydrolase, translated as MAKEFASAGDMEEKEISFGEIAPGCYAFTAQGDPNTGIIVGDDSVMVIDAQATPVMAQKVIDRIRTVTDKPIKHVVLSHYHAVRVLGASAYGASEIIASDLTRRMIVERGQQDWDSEFGRFPRLFQAADSIPGLTWPTQTFSSSMTLWLGKREVKIMHLGRAHTMGDIVVWVPDAGVMFSGDIVEYHSACYCGDGHFGDWPKTLDRIAAFEPKALVPGRGDALGSPEMVNEGIALTREFLTTLYGSVSKSAEQGRTLKEAFDTVRELMAPKFGSFAIHEHCLPFNVARAYDEAKGMDHPQIWTAERDREMWNALQG; from the coding sequence ATGGCCAAGGAATTCGCGTCCGCAGGCGACATGGAAGAGAAGGAAATCTCCTTCGGTGAAATCGCCCCGGGCTGCTACGCCTTCACCGCGCAGGGCGATCCGAACACCGGCATCATCGTCGGCGACGACAGCGTCATGGTGATCGACGCCCAGGCGACCCCGGTGATGGCGCAGAAGGTCATCGACCGCATCCGCACCGTCACCGACAAGCCGATCAAGCATGTGGTGCTGAGCCACTATCACGCGGTGCGCGTGCTCGGTGCTTCGGCCTATGGCGCAAGCGAGATCATCGCCTCCGATCTGACCCGCCGGATGATCGTCGAGCGCGGCCAGCAGGATTGGGACAGCGAATTCGGCCGGTTCCCGCGCCTGTTCCAGGCTGCCGACAGCATTCCCGGCCTGACCTGGCCAACGCAGACGTTCTCCTCCTCGATGACCCTCTGGCTGGGCAAGCGCGAGGTGAAGATCATGCACCTGGGCCGCGCGCACACCATGGGCGACATCGTCGTCTGGGTGCCGGACGCGGGCGTCATGTTCTCCGGCGACATCGTCGAATACCACTCGGCGTGCTATTGCGGCGACGGGCATTTCGGCGACTGGCCGAAGACACTCGACCGCATCGCCGCCTTCGAGCCCAAGGCGCTGGTGCCGGGCCGCGGCGACGCGCTCGGCTCGCCCGAGATGGTCAATGAGGGCATTGCCCTGACCCGCGAGTTCCTCACCACGCTATACGGTTCGGTGTCCAAGTCCGCCGAGCAGGGCCGCACCCTGAAGGAAGCGTTTGATACCGTGCGCGAGCTGATGGCGCCGAAATTCGGCTCCTTCGCCATCCACGAGCATTGCCTGCCGTTCAACGTCGCCCGCGCCTACGACGAGGCCAAGGGGATGGATCATCCGCAGATCTGGACCGCCGAGCGCGACCGCGAGATGTGGAACGCGCTGCAGGGCTGA